A single region of the Thunnus maccoyii chromosome 10, fThuMac1.1, whole genome shotgun sequence genome encodes:
- the efna1b gene encoding ephrin-A1b — protein MDLVRLVCLALSICAWFASAERHSVYWNSSNPNFLWDEYTVEVRINDYLDIICPHYAHGEVSSHAAERYVLYMVEKEDYEVCKPHSFDQLRWECSRPFAPHAPEKFSEKFQRFTPFTLGKEFKQGESYYYISKPMHHHGEDCLRLRVDVVGHKGSGKNHLDKSKAEETGKSLDGGKVKFPAAGGVHNPSNRLPADDPAVMEPNVQRSIGSSGTQLDSLSVVFTTISVLLSLMLH, from the exons ATGGATTTGGTGCGTCTGGTGTGTTTGGCTCTGAGCATCTGCGCTTGGTTCGCCTCTGCGGAGAGACACAGCGTCTACTGGAACAGCTCAAACCCAAA CTTCCTGTGGGATGAGTACACAGTGGAAGTGCGTATCAACGACTATCTGGACATCATCTGCCCCCATTACGCCCACGGCGAGGTGTCATCACATGCAGCTGAGCGCTATGTGCTGTACATGGTGGAGAAGGAGGACTACGAGGTGTGTAAACCTCATTCCTTCGACCAGCTCCGTTGGGAGTGCTCGCGGCCCTTTGCTCCCCATGCTCCTGAAAAATTCTCTGAGAAGTTCCAGCGCTTCACGCCCTTCACCTTGGGCAAGGAGTTCAAACAGGGAGAGAGCTATTATTATATCT CCAAGCCAATGCATCACCATGGCGAGGATTGCCTGAGGCTGAGAGTGGATGTTGTCGGGCATAAAGGCTCTGGAAAGAACCATCTAGACAAATCCAAGGCAGAGGAGACAGGGAAAAGCTTGGATGGAGGAAAAGTGAAGTttcctgctgctggaggagtGCATAACCCCTCTAACCGGCTCCCAGCAG acgATCCTGCTGTGATGGAGCCAAATGTTCAGAGGAGTATCGGCAGTTCAGGAACACAGCTGGACTCCTTGTCAGTCGTCTTTACCACAATCTCAGTCTTGTTATCCCTGATGCTACACTAA